The Plasmodium malariae genome assembly, contig: PmUG01_00_15, whole genome shotgun sequence sequence CTTTagaagaatattatattattatttattttttccttaatgTATTACAATATATAGCATCcatataatgaagaaaaaaataaaactattgTTCTTAATAAAAACTGCAGCATTTATCCTTTCAACATGGAGAAGCAACTATGCCAGTAATCTGGTATTATGATATTATCGTAGAATATTTGccttattcatttttttcttgcttcacttttatttataatgtttttattccaaaatattatttatactataaatgacaaatatttactttgttttttttagaatgtgcttaaaaaatatttggacGAAAACAACAGTAATGTTAGAAAATTAGATACAAGAATTTATCAATTACtagtaaaatataagcaGAATCATGATTCACGTATATTGGGCTTACAAGAAGTAATACCATATAATGGAGAGAACGAAAGAAATCATATATgcaataatgaaaaaaggcacgaagaaagaaagaaattatcaaataaaagtttattaaataattcgAGAATTCATAGACATggtaagaaaaataaatattgtatttttgcaacaaacaaatattcccatttggaacgaaaaatatttaaggaaCTGGATTACCagaattttcttaaaaacaacaggataattaaaaataaattgcacaaaaaaataatgtttaaaaaatatggattaCGATTTTCTCTacctttattattgttttcattattatcaatATCGCTAATATTAgatctattttttaaatgtggATTTATAAATGGactttttgcatttttgaacaattattctttaaataattgGATGAAGGGTTTTAATaaatcttcattttttgacCCCATAAGGGAGTTGTGCAAATTTACGGGTAGTACAAGTAAAACGAAGTCTACTATtattacacatttttttggtataataatatatgtcaTACCTTTCTTCATATTAGGTGTTACGCTTATATCATGGATTATTTACTACCAtaataaagttaaaaaatttgaaaaatttaagtttAGGAAAAGGTAAAACGAATAAAAAGTCGTATACTTTTTGTAACAACATCGTTCGTATATGGTAGCATtagtaataaatttattcatgATACTATTAAACATAATCATAATTGCTTAATGTTTACAAATATTTCTACATATGTGTGAACTTCTTTATATACTacagtaatatattttcttggCTTTTTAGCGAATTTGAAGATTTTGTtatgtttcattttgtattataaagTATCATAGCATctcaattaaatatatttgtcaAAATGTTTacgaaatatttatttaaatagttTCTTATGAGAATAATATATCTGTACATTAATAATAGTTTATAATAGaacaattaatataaattttttgaaatcttgtaataatttatattttacctaAAAAGTTTTGATttccattatataatatattctagcctaaaatgattattttttcaggtaattaataaaatatatcattagtTTAAAATTAGCCGTAATATCTAcggttttatatttaatgaaataaagtGAATATACTTTGTTGtgttcatatgtataaatatattatttgttctaAATAGGAAACTTAATAGCcataatacaaaatttactttatgaaaaatatcgTATAAGATATAATTATAGTTATAACTATTATAATGTccttttagtatttttttacatgatgtaaatttgaaattatatacatatattaaaaatatttcttcattaaatacatataatctATATTCATTTACTATCTTACGGATTTTgtctttataattaaaaagacatcttagaattatttaatattaaacttCATTGTGATGTTAATTACTTTTtgaaatgtataattatatatatattataaataaaaatttataaataaataaaatttagatattttatatttattactttaataaaatattaattaaataaattaaatataaacaaatgtTAATAGATAGTACATACAAAatcatttctatttttttttttaaataataaaattatatgtatgtatatatgtctGTAAGTTGctatattatcattaattgtaatgtaagaaaaaatattttttctgtaattcataataatatgtgggcatttatttatttatatatttcctaaTTTTCctgtacatacgtatatgaTGCAAAGAgctaatataattttaaacgtgtatataaatatacatatttaatattgacaattaataatttatttgtaattataaggttcatattttaaataaaatgaaattaaaaaaaaaaaaaatattatatatttttaaataattcatgGGTATATTAGGCTTGTTTTGGGGGGGGAGGATTACAtaagttttaattaattcattttataaattactaatttatttgttGACGGTTTAATTGAATAAgcgtaatatatattatttcgaATATTACAGTTTtgctaataatttttattacaaaaattgacataataatatatttttaatagtatCAAATgagaatattaatataatggTAATATTCGTTTTAATTATCACATTTATCTGTAAttaaaaactattttttgGTCATTAAATAgcatgttatattttattctttgaAAAAACATACTAGAGAGAAAATatgagaattatatatactaacTATGCTCAGTggagaaaacaaaaagactataataataattttagtaaaaaaaaaaatatttatatgtgtttttatttttaacattatgtattactgtattttattaaaatattttcttctgtatatataatatatatatgtatgtaaaataattattttactgtaatatattttgtttttttttttatcattttatgaaattacgtcatattttttaaaaagaaattaactaaaaatttcttatcctatattctttttaatagtcgattaaaaattaataattaagaatgaatatattatatgtaaataacagaaaaaaaaggataaattaaataaagaacaTTCCTATAAGGTAGAaacgaaatatatattataaaagtatCCTTTAATATAAGACAtaaattctaattttatcagaagaactatatattatataaaaagattatgataataaatatatttctgcAATTAATaagatttatttattatgtatttaatatttttctttaataccatttgtttttcatttacttgtatttatataatttacatgaagttaaaaatataacgtaAAATTCTTCAACGATGAAAGAATACAGATGtatagataataaaaaatttaaaatgcGTATAGATTTAAGAAAGCCATTGAAGTTTTATCATTAGTCCttctaaaaataagaaaaaaactttttttgaatttttactttgttaagtttttaatttctatatgttattcttaaaagttaacatatatatgttcttttttatatgttttatctttttttaaatttcttcaattatgtatatgtacgctCAAAATTTTCCTTATGTATCTTTTTCGTTAATTCCTTTCCCCCTTatgcttttcttttttttttttcttttaaaattaatttatgaaaagttaaaataataatataaaaaattattaaattttaatggaATTATTTGGTGtcagaatttttaaaaataaggaaaagtAGAATTATCATTTTTCCGTTTGGACAAAGTCGCTGAGTTGAGAATATAACTTAGACCTGCTGTAATAATtgttttgatatatataattataattgtaaaggttattatattttcttttattagtGAATTATGTTTTGTTATATCtttaagtattaaaaaaatgtgcatgaagaaattttaacaaataaaaaaaatttgtattgCTTGAATtaagattatatatatgtaaccaatataaatatgatcaTCCTTAACAAAAAGCTTTCTTTTTGGAGATTACATTTACATCTATCAAGGCAACTTATTAAATGGGAAAGACTGTTACGCAGGAAAAGAAGAGAATGGAGAAGCGAAGCAATATTTGAAAAgacaatgaaaaaatgacttaaaagatatgaaaatgagaaaaataaaaataagtaccACATTGATTTATTGAGAATGCCAAACTTATAAATgcagtaaaaatattaaaactatttttgttttgtgcTCTTTTTATGTTAAGGAAGGAATAACAAAGATTTTTATCTAATAACAGAAtatcattatatacataatatattaactataaagaggggaaaataaaaaattctagtgtgaaactttttaaaatatttttctaatttattatttcttctcTTAATTCATAtgaaaagacaaaaaaacaCGAAAATAAgcctattattatataatttctttggAAAtggaaatgtaaaaattgaaaagtattttattcaaacaatatatatgtgtcACCCATAATGTTATAACGAGTAAATATACTtgtgtgtatgtacgtatacatatgtaaatatgtataggtgcatatatatatgtatatgtgtacactcgtataatataaaatatccaCTTAAATATATCCTCACATGTATCTTTCATATTTCAGAAAATACCTATTTGTTTTTAAGCTTTAAAAATTACGTTGAATTATTTgactatattattaaaagattTGACGCAAACATTTTTTCATGCGTACGCAGTgggtatataaaaatagtagcaaaagaaacaaatgagatgtatttttaatggcttaatttatctattttatattatgacATTATTTCTTCAATTTCTTATTATGACTTagcttcatatatatatgtaaatttttttttatgttgtaTCCATCATATGTGATAAGAATGAAGGAACTCATCAGAAAAAGACATGcatgaagaaaataatttgtagttaaaacattttaaaaaaaaataaatcatataatgtatttatcGTGAGAACgaagttttatatatataaatatcatatataattttagtgAACAAGTAAGTTCATGTTTGTGTATGTACatagaattatattattgtttagtacagatatatttatgcatataatactgttgtatatatatttatatatatatatattttttttttgatagtATTAagctaatatatatttgaatcaGCGCTAATGGGCactagtatatataatagaaaaatgttttattttgttacgTCTTAAACAATAAgtacataattaaaattaataatacatttaacatttaattcaattaagcattaaataatatgtaaaaatattttaatgttagTGACATTTTTGTATAGCATATCATTATGTAtagataataatttataaaattgtgTTACTCTATATTTTTGATATGTCTGTTAGTTTACGTAGTCATTATTACAACCTtaaatgtatacaaatatagggattttgttaaaataaaaaaaaaaaatttttttaatttttaattctgtCCTTTTCAATAATATCTTATCTAGTAAAAAGAAatccatattatatatttaggataatttatgtacatcATATTACTCTTATATTAGTTCTTTGAGTGCTAATATATCTTAACATATTAAtctattttgtataaattttttaattaaatgtgAATAAATTACATTGTTTTTggcttcatatatttataagattTTTGTATGAATAAACTCTGGTTTTGAAAATGCTCTTACTAAATTCAAAATTAACCaaaattaacattaaaatttgATTCATTAACAATATGTTATGGGAATTTGAAAATGTATACCTTATcctataacatatattaagtatttcatatttttaaaaaatatagatggAGCTAAATAACATGATGATCatatttagatatatatacatagtcAAATTGACCaacatgttaataaaaattttcataagttattgtttttttttttattattgataatataatttataatattttatgaattattattttttctggatataatataatataaatatttatacttatCTTTTGTATTAGCAatcaaaatttttgaaaGGTAATTATCACAAATTTCTATTATAAGTTcgatttataatatatacctatGCTGGAATTTGTTAATATGCATATTACAGTTTTTTACCAATAAATGCAAGGTAgaaaacatttattataacacATTCATAGTTGATTTAATtagattttataaaaattaattatttatgaagaaataaaaacataacgggtaaaatgtatatttcattcttgatatatttaaacatatacattatttatttacactTATTCAGATATTGGTACATTTTTTACATGAATTTCtgtaacttttattttttcattggTAAATTtcatctaaatatatatatattattaaagaaaaaaataaagtttagtttaaattaaaaatatttcatttatatataatattacaaattatacataactaaaaagtataaatttgGAAAgttatatagaaaatataaaagataagTCTTTAATTACctgtaatatatgtattttttaatatattcgaTAGTTTTTCTTATGAGTTATATCAAATAGGTTATAGTacatataagaatatatatatttacttagtAAATAAAGCGTGtgctaaaaataatataactcaaaaagtaataagaaatattattattttcatcgtttattgttattattttaatgttatattaattaatatttttcgaaATCATAACAagttttcaaaaataattttttttagaatgaAAATTAGTAATTTGAGTAACAGTAAAAAAGGTAACTactctttaaatatttataacaagATATTATCTACATTCTATACaatctatattatatacctttcatatattacataaaatcaATATATAGTAACACatagaatttttattttatttttatttttttataattaaacgtgttaataaataatttaatttctccattacattaaataattatattacatattttaaaaatttattaatgaatgcaaactattttattttagcggaaattattttttttttaaattgacattaagataaaaatcatataatatatttctaaagttatttttccttgtatgctttgtaaaatttattaaaattatataaaattaaatatttatggagtcatagaaaaaaaaaaaattttttaaaataattatagaatATCTTATCGTTAgaactatattatataattattaactCTGTACTTActgaatataatattaaggaTCTGTATcatggaacaaaaaattaagctagtactatatattaaaatcGGTGcgtttatcattttatattgGATATGCCATTTTAGCGAAGTtgtatgttaatattatttaaaaatatttgaattgttaatatatttttttttttatattgtgttatttttattaatatttttttttaccgttagataatttattctactaaatataaaacatttacatggtttttttagattaattttaacaaatcTTTTGATGTGAAGTACAatttgaatataaaattaaatagaaGAATTTATAGACtactagcaaaatataaacaaaatagggatacaaatataataggGGTAAAAGACAATATCCCATATTATAGCCTGAATGAAAAAGAACATAAATCttataaagaaaaggaaacaaaaagaaaaaaaaacattccGGTAAAAATCTATTAAATAACAATCAATATTATACAGAAGTCGTAGACTATAATAATGGCATGTTTGATGGGAAACATttccatttaaaaaaaaaatggattaaaaaaaagagattatGATGATTTTATCGAAAAACAGAGaataaatggaaatatagctttaaaaaaaataaaatttagaagtTATGGATTTGgagtttttatatttttccttttttttttgttcggAATAGGTCTACCCATACTAGAAGGATTGGGGTATTGGAAACTGCAGGTAAGATGCTTGTAGGTAGTTCAGGTAATAATTTAACATGGTTTGggaagttttaaaaaatatagtaaaatattaaaattatcagAAGCAGCTTATAAGATATTACCGAATGTACTacttttcgtttttttagCTGTTATAATTGTAATAGCAATTCCTATAAtcttaagaaataatgaaaaatataagaaaattaaattgatGATGGagcaaaatgaataaaacgaaatataCATCTTTATTTAACAAATCTATTAATATGAAGTAATATCTGTAATATCATtagtgatatatttttaacaaacgTAACTATACctataacaattttatagATGCAAGTGTATAAATATTGCGTTTTTGATACAGAACcgtaataaaaattgtattcttcactttttttatgaatttgattgtttcgttatttttgaatatatattttaaattattatttaatattaattaagcAAATAtggtataatatatatatttctgtataaaaacataattaagataaaaatatttttttgagctttcaaataaatatataatcgAATAATTGATACAATTTCACAGAAAtgtgataatttatatttgtactaaaatttgcttcttttaattttatatcttgtaataatataaaattataatttttcagattattaaaatgttgtATAATTAGCaaggaattaaaaataaatatgtcttgttttgtatttaataaaaagaactaAATGTATTGTGGTgaattgatatatatatatgtgtacattcGCTTAAAAAGggcttaatatttattatgtgaaATATGATTTATGATAAATTGCaacaaacatatttattgaaaaatcTCCTTAATACCTTTTAGTATTTATCTTATcgtaaaaaagtaaaagtatgaatatattatgaaataatatcttttttatttatggaCTAATTGTAACTGTTTACTCATTTAgggatattatatatttaaaattaaataaatagttaaaatgatttatcatattattattattattcctaATTGTAGGATTAATTAAATTCCGTTAAAATCagttatgcatatattaatttgaaaTTGGATAAGCATATGTTGTATACtttgtatttatatcttATGTCATTAAGTGATTATACTAATGAATTAgttttaaacatatataatttgttaatacgagaaaaatttttttatttttttttattttttttatatttctaataacTGTATAATgctaaaaatgtaatatatatatatctgtaaaaatctaaattatcattaaagatattcaaaataattatatattttgtaaaaacatttaataatGTATAGGTATTTAtctttacatttataatatattcatggttttatataaatacataagtaaagatttaatattattttgttaataaaaagcGATACATATAGTTTATATTTACCAATAAGAacttattcatatttataatgctcattttttaaatgaattaaaacaaaaaaaaatacgaattatttttttgtatacagttcataaatacaaatatacgtTCTAAGTAAGGGTTTGCACGTTAGTATTCAGGTTATTTCTAAGTACTGTCCAACGTTTGTTACTGAAATTTTAGTTTTGGTATTAAGTGTTtgtatgtaaattattaatatcgtGTATGACAAAGTTGCTCTAGAGTATAAGTTTATacatacttttaatattctatttttacatttacgTAATTTCTGAATTAATTCTGTTTCACAggcattaattttatttgaataatgtattaaaatgttaagaaaattatataggtGCTTTTATCATctattgtataaaaaaaataaattattgaaacaatgatattctaataataatatatatattgaaatattaatatatatgattacttttattttattatataatattaatatttcttctaagtatatacatatttttaaaaagaataaaataataggtTATATGGGATAATTTAGTAACAATTTATTTACaggtaatataaattaagcttaatttaaaat is a genomic window containing:
- the PmUG01_00033900 gene encoding fam-l protein; protein product: MKKKIKLLFLIKTAAFILSTWRSNYASNLNVLKKYLDENNSNVRKLDTRIYQLLVKYKQNHDSRILGLQEVIPYNGENERNHICNNEKRHEERKKLSNKSLLNNSRIHRHGKKNKYCIFATNKYSHLERKIFKELDYQNFLKNNRIIKNKLHKKIMFKKYGLRFSLPLLLFSLLSISLILDLFFKCGFINGLFAFLNNYSLNNWMKGFNKSSFFDPIRELCKFTGSTSKTKSTIITHFFGIIIYVIPFFILGVTLISWIIYYHNKVKKFEKFKFRKR